From Haloglomus litoreum, the proteins below share one genomic window:
- a CDS encoding carboxylate--amine ligase: protein MARGRSPARSVLVPVNGSPSSLACVRSLGRRDINVVAAAERPERPTLASRYCDELVPVTSVHEDLLAYRDALVALAARSDVRAVVPCREEDAYLLSRYADEFSPHVTELWQPPELLRMAHDGLRLAEAAEASGVPVPETRLLGDVEDWDRRQVVKPRYPLRVAGYEPTYAESECDPIHEVTYLDPGVEPDRQALRDALLGHEPLVQQFVEKADEYMVAALYDHGDPVATFQHRQIRGDSYTGGGSVYRESVHLPRLETVARRLLDHLDWHGLACIEFMEDAETGEFVLTEINPRMWRSLPCTVRAGADFPHYYWLLATGRRDAIDPTYESGVRSHLLYGELEYLDSVARTDCPLVDRPSLPAASWSVLSSLVTTPRFDYFRWDDPRPFARAVRNLVPGLRAGARRRRRSGN, encoded by the coding sequence ATGGCACGAGGGCGCTCGCCGGCCCGGTCCGTACTCGTCCCGGTGAACGGTTCACCGTCCTCGCTGGCGTGTGTCCGGTCGCTCGGGCGGCGCGACATCAACGTCGTGGCCGCCGCCGAACGCCCCGAGCGCCCGACGCTCGCCTCGCGGTACTGCGACGAGCTGGTCCCCGTCACGTCGGTCCACGAAGATCTGCTCGCGTACCGGGACGCGCTCGTGGCGCTGGCGGCACGGTCGGACGTGCGCGCGGTCGTCCCCTGCCGGGAGGAGGACGCCTACCTGCTGTCGCGGTACGCCGACGAGTTCTCCCCACACGTCACCGAGCTGTGGCAGCCACCCGAGCTGCTGCGGATGGCCCACGATGGGCTCCGGCTGGCCGAGGCCGCCGAGGCGAGCGGCGTCCCGGTGCCCGAGACGCGACTGCTCGGCGATGTCGAGGACTGGGACCGGAGACAGGTCGTCAAACCCCGCTATCCGCTGCGTGTCGCCGGCTACGAGCCGACGTACGCCGAGTCGGAGTGCGACCCCATCCACGAGGTGACCTACCTCGACCCTGGTGTCGAACCGGACAGGCAGGCGCTCCGGGACGCTCTGCTCGGCCACGAACCCCTCGTCCAGCAGTTCGTGGAGAAGGCCGACGAGTACATGGTGGCGGCGCTGTACGACCACGGCGACCCGGTCGCGACGTTCCAGCACCGACAGATCCGCGGGGACTCATACACCGGCGGCGGCAGCGTCTACCGCGAGTCCGTCCACCTGCCGCGACTGGAGACCGTGGCCCGACGGCTCCTCGACCACCTCGACTGGCACGGCCTGGCGTGCATCGAGTTCATGGAGGACGCGGAGACGGGCGAGTTCGTCCTGACCGAGATCAACCCCCGGATGTGGCGGTCGCTCCCATGTACTGTCCGTGCGGGCGCGGACTTCCCGCATTACTACTGGCTGCTGGCGACCGGGCGCCGCGACGCCATCGACCCGACATACGAGAGCGGCGTCCGGAGTCACCTCCTCTACGGCGAGCTGGAGTACCTCGATAGTGTCGCCCGGACCGACTGTCCGCTGGTCGACCGTCCGTCGCTGCCGGCGGCCTCGTGGTCGGTCCTGTCCTCGCTGGTCACCACGCCGCGGTTCGACTACTTCCGGTGGGACGACCCCCGCCCGTTCGCGCGCGCCGTTCGGAACCTGGTCCCGGGCCTCAGGGCGGGTGCTCGCAGACGAAGACGTTCCGGTAACTGA
- a CDS encoding glycosyltransferase family 2 protein — translation MTATDPLVSYVVATYNRPTELAAALDSILQQSYRPLEVVVVSSSTDETGAMFEPGGRFDLERVHYHQFDERMGVPKARNLGYERAAGEFLVTIDDDAVLPDPEATGRMVSLFSAAPDVGVLAFQSRSHETGDPILMEIPDPPDLDTPPSEPYRASSFCGVGNAIRREVIDDVGAFPPEFVYGFEEHDLSLRLLDAGYDIRYTPEVVVSHKQTPKARLPPAETRERGIENRIRLAVRNLPWRYVLFTTLVWSAYGVVTARGRVGPVWRVLVRLYGQRRSLLAERQVVSAETIARLKSRSTMLYGWWFGPDPRRIIANPRRLTW, via the coding sequence GTGACGGCGACGGACCCGCTCGTCTCCTACGTCGTCGCGACGTACAACAGGCCGACCGAGCTCGCGGCGGCGCTCGACTCCATCCTCCAGCAATCGTACCGCCCGCTGGAGGTCGTGGTCGTCAGCAGTTCGACCGACGAGACGGGGGCGATGTTCGAGCCGGGCGGCCGGTTCGACCTCGAACGGGTCCACTACCACCAGTTCGACGAGCGGATGGGGGTGCCGAAGGCCCGGAACCTCGGCTACGAGCGGGCCGCGGGCGAGTTCCTCGTGACCATCGACGACGACGCTGTGCTCCCTGACCCGGAGGCGACCGGGCGGATGGTATCGCTGTTCAGCGCCGCTCCGGACGTCGGCGTCCTCGCCTTCCAGAGCCGGAGTCACGAGACGGGCGACCCCATCCTGATGGAGATTCCCGACCCGCCGGACCTCGACACACCGCCGAGCGAGCCCTACCGTGCGTCGTCGTTCTGCGGGGTCGGGAACGCCATCCGCCGCGAGGTCATCGACGACGTCGGCGCCTTCCCGCCGGAGTTCGTCTACGGCTTCGAGGAACACGACCTCTCCCTGCGGCTCCTCGATGCGGGCTACGACATCCGTTACACGCCGGAGGTCGTGGTCTCACACAAGCAGACCCCGAAGGCACGCCTCCCACCGGCGGAGACCCGCGAGCGGGGGATCGAGAACCGCATCCGGCTCGCCGTCAGGAACCTCCCGTGGCGCTACGTACTGTTCACGACACTCGTCTGGTCCGCCTACGGCGTCGTGACCGCGCGGGGGCGGGTCGGACCGGTGTGGCGCGTCCTCGTGCGGCTGTACGGCCAGCGCCGGAGCCTGCTCGCCGAGCGACAGGTCGTCTCTGCCGAGACCATCGCCCGCCTGAAGTCCCGCTCGACGATGCTGTACGGGTGGTGGTTCGGTCCCGACCCCCGCCGGATCATCGCCAACCCACGCCGGCTCACCTGGTGA
- a CDS encoding family 16 glycosylhydrolase has translation MVDGKDEATDGTDSDEGADDLTVDRRNYLKFAAAGAATLGSVGLGTSLTRGATGGPSTPEDWELAFEDTFDAGALDTSKWEVGYGWGTTDRNSAGRIDADEVAVRDGRLHLSFSHSGDPDSVRTSAVNTKETFGAFEGSYWEARIRLPDRTGVLPAFWTKPNSEDWPPEIDVIEIFQNDGGWEDTHRAEYHVHYSTSTISDDSSTHDSLDVEYDSADDLTEGFHVYAAEWRSDRVAFYFDGMHVGSITEWEALEALRNGGDHYMMLTNIIDKVGSPDYSESWDEEMVVDWVRVWEYAPGSGGSDDTADTTPPSDPTNLDVTGIRSDAVSLAWDAATDDTGVDGYNVYVDGGLDRSVSGTSVTVSGLDADTTYDFAVTAVDAAGNESGESDTVSATTESDTGDLTEHYFWVRSDDGDPVTYAFETSGGHIRVDDGELSDGESDEWVAEDGYTAGGTEHASGGDGFWFYGEITDLSYEGAIDTFVDDQYVDPDSLVDESKPGPEKPSDDDTTDDTTDDTTDDTTDDTTDDTTDDTTDDTTDDTTPPAVDRFEVSESGSPNPHADIVANWVVADDDGDLARVLVQVRDDTGAVVDARRTAVSGDSAADVNYFRIKHADGETFDLSLTVTDGDGATATATGSVTE, from the coding sequence ATGGTTGACGGGAAGGACGAAGCTACTGATGGGACGGACAGTGACGAAGGGGCGGACGACCTCACAGTCGACCGCCGGAACTACCTGAAGTTCGCCGCAGCTGGCGCGGCCACGCTGGGCAGCGTCGGACTGGGCACGAGTCTCACCCGGGGAGCCACCGGTGGCCCGTCCACCCCCGAGGACTGGGAACTCGCGTTCGAGGACACCTTCGACGCCGGGGCGCTCGATACCTCGAAGTGGGAGGTCGGCTACGGCTGGGGCACCACCGACCGGAACTCCGCCGGCCGGATCGACGCCGACGAGGTCGCCGTGCGTGACGGGCGGCTCCACCTCTCGTTCTCGCACTCCGGGGACCCCGACTCCGTCAGGACCTCCGCGGTGAACACGAAGGAGACGTTCGGTGCCTTCGAGGGGAGCTACTGGGAGGCGAGAATCAGGCTGCCCGACCGGACGGGCGTCTTGCCGGCGTTCTGGACGAAGCCGAACTCGGAGGACTGGCCGCCGGAGATCGACGTCATCGAGATCTTCCAGAACGACGGCGGCTGGGAGGACACCCACCGCGCGGAGTACCACGTCCACTACTCGACCTCGACCATCTCCGACGACAGTTCGACCCACGACTCGCTCGATGTCGAGTACGACTCGGCGGACGACCTGACCGAGGGGTTCCACGTCTACGCGGCGGAGTGGCGGAGCGACCGCGTCGCGTTCTACTTCGACGGGATGCACGTCGGCTCGATCACCGAGTGGGAGGCGCTGGAGGCGCTCCGCAACGGTGGGGACCACTACATGATGCTGACCAACATCATCGACAAGGTCGGTAGTCCCGACTACTCCGAGTCCTGGGACGAGGAGATGGTGGTCGACTGGGTCCGGGTCTGGGAGTACGCCCCCGGGAGCGGCGGCTCCGACGACACGGCGGACACGACCCCGCCGAGCGACCCGACGAATCTCGACGTGACGGGGATCCGCTCCGACGCCGTGAGCCTCGCGTGGGATGCCGCCACCGACGACACCGGCGTCGACGGCTACAACGTCTACGTCGACGGCGGTCTGGACCGGTCGGTCTCCGGTACGTCGGTGACCGTCTCGGGCCTCGACGCGGACACCACCTACGACTTCGCGGTCACCGCGGTCGACGCCGCGGGCAACGAGTCCGGCGAGAGCGACACCGTCTCCGCGACGACCGAGAGCGACACCGGGGACCTGACCGAGCACTACTTCTGGGTGCGCTCGGACGACGGCGATCCGGTGACCTACGCCTTCGAGACCAGCGGCGGGCACATCCGCGTCGACGACGGGGAGTTGAGCGACGGCGAGAGCGACGAGTGGGTCGCCGAGGATGGATACACCGCCGGAGGGACCGAACACGCCTCCGGCGGCGACGGGTTCTGGTTCTACGGCGAGATCACCGACCTCAGCTACGAGGGGGCGATCGACACGTTCGTCGACGACCAGTACGTCGATCCGGACTCCCTCGTCGACGAGTCGAAGCCCGGCCCGGAGAAGCCCTCTGACGACGACACCACCGACGACACCACCGACGACACCACCGACGACACCACCGACGACACCACCGACGACACCACCGACGACACCACCGACGACACCACCGACGACACCACGCCGCCGGCGGTCGACCGGTTCGAGGTGAGCGAGAGCGGATCGCCGAACCCGCACGCCGACATCGTGGCCAACTGGGTCGTCGCCGACGACGACGGCGACCTCGCGCGGGTCCTCGTCCAGGTCCGCGACGACACGGGCGCCGTCGTCGACGCGAGACGGACGGCCGTGAGTGGTGACTCGGCCGCCGACGTGAACTACTTCCGCATCAAGCACGCGGACGGCGAGACGTTCGATCTCTCGCTGACGGTGACCGACGGCGACGGCGCGACGGCGACGGCGACCGGCAGCGTCACCGAGTAG
- a CDS encoding class I SAM-dependent methyltransferase, which produces MGDATDGRGVSRMLSRARDRKELLAEILEQVRPTSMLDVGCGTGELALRLVEIAGVEECVGVDVSAAAVERAEEHGLTAYQVDVEDERLPFEDDRFDVITASEVIDYLCDPGNLFREVQRCLRPGGVFVLTTPNLASSHNRIALLAGRLPLPMQGQFDRLADGDERATPLSKRCSLYTCGVLHTVLEEHGFVVTEVLGASGERPDSSLLHAFVETLAVQWPPLSYRNVFVCEHPP; this is translated from the coding sequence ATGGGCGACGCCACCGACGGACGGGGGGTCTCCCGGATGCTGAGCCGTGCCCGCGACCGGAAGGAGCTCCTCGCCGAGATCCTCGAGCAGGTCCGCCCGACGTCGATGCTCGATGTGGGGTGTGGAACGGGCGAACTCGCCCTCCGGCTCGTGGAGATCGCTGGCGTCGAGGAGTGCGTCGGGGTCGATGTCTCCGCGGCGGCCGTCGAGCGGGCGGAGGAGCACGGGCTGACCGCCTACCAGGTCGACGTGGAGGACGAGCGCCTCCCGTTCGAGGACGACCGGTTCGATGTCATCACCGCCAGCGAGGTCATCGACTACCTCTGTGACCCGGGGAACCTGTTCCGCGAGGTGCAGCGCTGTCTCCGGCCCGGCGGCGTGTTCGTCCTCACGACCCCGAACCTGGCGTCCTCGCACAACCGGATCGCCCTGCTCGCCGGGCGCCTCCCGCTCCCGATGCAGGGACAGTTCGACCGGCTGGCCGACGGGGACGAGCGCGCGACACCGCTCTCCAAACGCTGTTCGCTGTACACCTGCGGCGTGCTTCACACGGTGCTCGAGGAACACGGGTTCGTGGTCACCGAGGTCCTCGGTGCCAGCGGGGAACGCCCCGACAGCTCCCTCCTCCACGCGTTCGTCGAGACCCTGGCCGTCCAGTGGCCTCCGCTCAGTTACCGGAACGTCTTCGTCTGCGAGCACCCGCCCTGA
- a CDS encoding glycoside hydrolase family 16 protein has translation MSRRNGGLSRRHLLATGLCGLVTGCSNAPAASSPDGETATTGAGERSQRGDVPARRPVDVSEMELVLEDTFSARQLDRSRWRDKYPWDARTHNYDGYAAPENVTVEDDRLVLRAEDRPQGGMRFSTGVVSAKEVFEPGYFEASIKIPPPVPGFWPAYWLTSASYHPPEFDIFEFYDGTPEAKMSYHFIGEDGSEERVRGTYTGPDFSADFHTYSLDWDPPEKVVWYIDGVERFRYEGPYVSDEYCWLILNFGIDPPWGATPELRHLPATYEVDWIRCWER, from the coding sequence ATGAGCCGACGAAACGGCGGGCTGTCGAGGCGCCACCTGCTGGCCACCGGACTCTGCGGGCTCGTCACGGGCTGTTCCAACGCTCCGGCCGCCAGCTCACCGGATGGCGAGACGGCCACGACCGGTGCCGGCGAGCGCTCCCAGCGAGGGGATGTCCCGGCGCGTCGCCCGGTCGACGTCTCGGAGATGGAACTCGTGCTCGAGGATACCTTCAGCGCCAGGCAACTCGATCGGTCGCGCTGGCGCGATAAGTACCCCTGGGACGCGCGGACCCACAACTACGACGGCTACGCCGCCCCAGAGAACGTCACCGTCGAGGACGACCGGCTCGTCCTGCGGGCCGAGGACCGGCCACAGGGTGGGATGCGGTTCTCGACCGGTGTCGTCTCGGCGAAGGAGGTGTTCGAGCCCGGCTACTTCGAGGCGAGCATCAAGATTCCGCCGCCGGTGCCCGGGTTCTGGCCGGCCTACTGGCTCACGTCGGCCTCCTACCATCCCCCGGAGTTCGACATCTTCGAGTTCTACGACGGGACGCCCGAGGCGAAGATGAGCTACCACTTCATCGGCGAGGACGGTTCCGAGGAGCGTGTCCGGGGGACGTACACGGGACCGGATTTCAGCGCCGACTTCCACACCTACAGTCTGGACTGGGACCCGCCGGAGAAGGTCGTCTGGTACATCGACGGCGTCGAGCGATTCCGGTACGAGGGGCCGTACGTCAGCGACGAGTACTGCTGGTTGATCCTCAACTTCGGTATCGACCCGCCGTGGGGTGCGACGCCGGAGCTACGGCACCTGCCGGCGACCTACGAGGTCGACTGGATCAGGTGCTGGGAGCGGTAG